One genomic window of Trichlorobacter lovleyi includes the following:
- the uvrB gene encoding excinuclease ABC subunit UvrB gives MSYFKLVTDYNPSGDQPQAIDELVAGIERGDKHQVLLGVTGSGKTFTVANVIARTGRPSLVLAPNKTLAAQLYGEFKELFPDNAVEYFVSYYDYYQPEAYLPNTDTFIEKDSSINDEIDKLRHSATMSLLTRPDVIIVASVSCIYGIGSPEAYQAMHIFFHQGDDYGRDTLLQKLVEIQYERNDTDFHRGTFRVRGDVIEIFPAYDSERALRIEFFGDEVEAISQIDPLRGVVLQKLTKVSIFPASHYVSSKENLERSVAQIRLDLEERIRLFKDQGKLLEAQRIEQRTYYDIEMMEEMGFCQGIENYSRYLDNRQPGEPPFTLIDYFPKDFILFVDESHITNAQVGGMYRGDRSRKETLVEYGFRLPAALDNRPLNFQEFESRINQVVHVSATPADYELQQAGGAFVEQVIRPTGLVDPPIEIRPAAGQVDDLLHEVRLTVAKGDRVLVTTLTKRMAEELTNYYQELGVRVRYLHSDIDTIERMQILRSLRLGEFDVLVGINLLREGLDLPEVSLVAILDADKEGFLRSARSLIQTCGRAARNVDGRVLMYADQVTRSMQACLDETGRRRSKQLAYNQEHGITPETVRKGMRSILESIAEKDYVTPPVVADLEEAYGIELKEIPKLIKKMRKEMLAAAKELDFEKAAELRDRIKQLEEAELKLR, from the coding sequence ATGTCATATTTCAAGTTAGTGACAGATTACAACCCCAGCGGCGACCAGCCCCAGGCGATTGATGAGCTGGTGGCCGGGATTGAGCGGGGTGACAAGCATCAGGTGCTGCTGGGGGTAACCGGTTCGGGCAAGACCTTTACGGTAGCCAATGTCATCGCCCGCACCGGCCGGCCATCCCTGGTGCTGGCCCCCAACAAGACCCTGGCCGCCCAGCTCTACGGTGAGTTCAAGGAACTATTCCCGGATAATGCCGTGGAATATTTCGTCTCCTACTACGATTACTACCAGCCTGAGGCCTACCTGCCCAATACCGATACCTTCATCGAGAAGGACTCATCGATCAACGACGAGATCGACAAGCTGCGTCACTCCGCCACGATGTCCTTGCTGACCCGCCCGGATGTGATCATCGTGGCATCCGTCTCCTGCATCTACGGTATCGGCTCACCCGAAGCCTATCAGGCCATGCATATCTTCTTCCATCAGGGGGACGATTACGGCCGCGACACCCTGCTGCAGAAGCTGGTGGAGATCCAGTACGAACGGAACGACACCGACTTCCACCGCGGCACCTTCCGGGTACGGGGTGATGTGATCGAGATCTTTCCCGCCTACGACAGTGAGCGGGCGCTGCGGATCGAGTTCTTTGGCGATGAGGTGGAGGCGATCTCCCAGATTGACCCGTTGCGTGGCGTGGTGCTGCAGAAGCTGACCAAGGTATCGATCTTCCCGGCCTCGCACTATGTCTCCAGCAAAGAAAATCTGGAACGTTCGGTGGCCCAGATCAGGCTGGACCTGGAGGAGCGGATCAGGCTGTTTAAAGACCAGGGCAAGCTGCTGGAGGCCCAGCGGATTGAGCAGCGTACCTACTATGATATTGAGATGATGGAGGAGATGGGCTTTTGTCAGGGGATTGAGAACTATTCCCGCTACCTGGACAATCGCCAGCCAGGCGAGCCCCCCTTTACCCTGATTGATTATTTCCCCAAGGATTTCATCCTGTTTGTGGATGAATCCCACATCACCAACGCACAGGTCGGCGGCATGTACCGGGGCGACCGCAGTCGCAAGGAGACCCTGGTGGAGTACGGCTTCCGCCTGCCGGCAGCCCTGGATAACCGCCCGCTTAATTTCCAGGAATTCGAGTCGCGCATCAACCAGGTGGTGCATGTCTCTGCCACCCCGGCAGATTACGAGTTGCAACAGGCCGGCGGCGCCTTTGTGGAACAGGTCATCCGCCCCACCGGCCTGGTTGATCCACCGATTGAGATCCGTCCGGCTGCCGGACAGGTGGATGACCTGCTGCACGAGGTACGGCTAACCGTGGCCAAAGGGGACCGGGTGCTGGTCACCACCTTGACCAAACGGATGGCTGAGGAGTTGACCAACTATTACCAGGAACTAGGGGTACGGGTTCGCTACCTGCACTCAGATATTGATACCATTGAGCGGATGCAGATCCTGCGATCTCTGCGTCTGGGGGAATTTGACGTACTGGTGGGTATCAACCTGCTGCGGGAGGGACTGGATCTGCCTGAGGTCTCACTGGTGGCAATTCTTGACGCGGACAAGGAAGGCTTCCTGCGTTCGGCCCGTTCCCTGATCCAGACCTGCGGCCGGGCTGCCCGGAATGTTGACGGCAGGGTGCTGATGTACGCCGATCAGGTGACCCGCTCCATGCAGGCCTGTCTTGACGAAACCGGACGCCGCCGCAGCAAGCAGCTGGCCTATAACCAGGAACACGGCATTACCCCCGAGACCGTCAGGAAGGGGATGCGCAGCATACTGGAATCGATTGCGGAAAAGGATTATGTCACCCCGCCGGTGGTGGCAGATCTGGAAGAAGCCTACGGGATAGAGCTGAAGGAAATTCCCAAGCTGATCAAGAAGATGCGCAAGGAGATGTTGGCTGCCGCCAAAGAGCTGGACTTCGAGAAGGCGGCAGAGCTGCGGGACCGGATCAAGCAGCTGGAGGAGGCGGAGCTGAAACTACGGTAA
- a CDS encoding OmpA family protein → MAIKREPEKHANHERWLVSYGDFLTLLFAVFVAMYAMGQTDKKKAEELTQSLRESFGYSTQASAGQKGVLQSHDIKPIPAIKPEMAVIPITDRMPPAGPRQGNVGGRAGSKQMAGEKEFREMASAIEAYLVKQGFQNKVALSITQRGLVISLKEAGFFDSGSAKLKQASVATLQGIAEGLQQYANRFRVEGHTDSVPIRSSEFRSNWELSTARATNVIHFLVDSASFSPEALSAVGYGEYQPLVANDTPEQRAKNRRVDIVVLAAEASAGEAKGITTIK, encoded by the coding sequence ATGGCCATCAAACGAGAACCTGAAAAGCATGCCAACCATGAACGCTGGCTGGTCTCCTACGGCGATTTTTTAACCCTGCTGTTTGCCGTCTTTGTCGCCATGTATGCCATGGGACAGACCGACAAGAAAAAAGCTGAAGAGCTGACCCAGTCTCTGCGGGAATCATTCGGTTACTCAACCCAGGCCTCTGCAGGCCAAAAAGGTGTACTGCAATCCCATGACATCAAACCGATACCGGCCATCAAACCTGAAATGGCAGTCATTCCAATCACCGACAGGATGCCTCCAGCCGGACCGCGGCAGGGGAACGTCGGTGGAAGAGCCGGTTCAAAACAGATGGCCGGAGAAAAGGAATTCCGTGAAATGGCCTCTGCGATAGAGGCCTATCTGGTCAAGCAGGGGTTCCAGAACAAGGTGGCGCTCTCAATTACTCAGCGGGGGCTGGTGATCAGCTTGAAAGAGGCTGGCTTCTTTGATTCAGGCAGCGCAAAACTAAAGCAGGCATCCGTAGCTACGTTGCAAGGCATTGCAGAGGGGCTTCAACAGTATGCAAACCGGTTCCGGGTTGAAGGTCACACCGACTCCGTGCCGATCAGGTCATCTGAATTCCGCTCAAACTGGGAGCTTTCGACAGCGCGTGCAACCAATGTGATCCATTTCCTGGTGGATTCAGCCTCATTTTCACCAGAAGCACTATCTGCTGTCGGCTATGGAGAATACCAGCCGCTTGTCGCCAACGACACACCGGAACAGCGGGCAAAGAACCGGCGGGTGGATATCGTGGTGCTGGCAGCAGAGGCCTCAGCTGGCGAGGCGAAAGGCATAACAACCATAAAGTAG
- a CDS encoding TetR/AcrR family transcriptional regulator, with product MAKDDKRELLLQATLELVATHGFHGAPCAAIAEQAGVATGTIYRYFENKDVLINELYLSLENRINTALLEGYSEEMPFRERFLHVVRGLLKFFISSPLEFKYIEQFHHSPYGVAFRRDRMLGQTESESCCCIYSELFRQGVAQQVIKDLPRVVLFDLAFGPIISVARNHILGFIQLDDDLIEQIAEASWDSLKR from the coding sequence ATGGCAAAAGATGATAAGCGTGAACTATTGCTGCAGGCAACGCTTGAGCTGGTTGCCACCCATGGCTTTCATGGTGCCCCCTGCGCAGCCATTGCCGAACAGGCCGGAGTAGCGACAGGGACTATCTATCGCTACTTTGAGAATAAGGACGTTTTGATCAATGAACTGTACCTTTCCCTTGAAAATCGGATTAATACCGCATTGCTGGAAGGTTATTCAGAGGAAATGCCTTTTCGTGAGCGGTTTCTGCATGTGGTTCGCGGCTTGCTGAAATTCTTTATCTCGTCACCGCTTGAGTTCAAATACATCGAGCAGTTCCACCATTCGCCGTATGGTGTGGCATTCCGGCGCGACCGTATGCTGGGCCAGACAGAGTCAGAGAGTTGTTGCTGTATCTACAGTGAGCTTTTTCGGCAGGGGGTGGCTCAGCAGGTAATCAAGGATTTACCGCGGGTGGTGTTGTTTGATCTTGCTTTTGGGCCGATTATTTCAGTTGCCAGAAACCATATTCTTGGTTTCATTCAACTTGATGATGACCTGATTGAGCAGATTGCCGAGGCCAGCTGGGATTCTCTGAAGCGTTAA
- a CDS encoding TetR/AcrR family transcriptional regulator: protein MSRPKNPDMIRSRLLDAGLAAFAKRGYHGTGIKEIVDTAQIPKGSFYNYFKSKEEFGLAIVLRHSEEFWQKWHDSIDTTLSDPLAALRSCFNLMLTEHLCCAVNTCSVVVHLAGEICESSELCRATMSAVVQEWSENLAVLIRQAQQAGTVRQDIDALQLATLFWDAWLGAMQRMKMYDSVSPLNQLVELMFGTLLKA from the coding sequence ATGAGTCGCCCCAAAAATCCTGATATGATCCGCTCACGCCTGTTGGATGCCGGATTAGCTGCCTTTGCCAAACGAGGCTACCACGGTACCGGCATCAAAGAGATTGTGGATACCGCCCAGATCCCCAAAGGCTCGTTCTACAACTACTTCAAGAGCAAGGAAGAGTTCGGCCTGGCAATCGTGCTGCGCCACTCAGAAGAGTTCTGGCAAAAATGGCATGACAGCATTGATACAACCCTGTCAGATCCGCTTGCTGCCCTACGCAGCTGTTTCAACCTCATGTTGACAGAGCACCTCTGCTGTGCAGTCAACACCTGTAGCGTGGTCGTTCATCTGGCCGGTGAGATCTGCGAAAGCAGCGAACTTTGCCGCGCCACCATGAGTGCCGTAGTACAGGAATGGTCTGAAAATCTGGCTGTACTTATTCGGCAGGCGCAACAAGCCGGAACCGTACGTCAGGATATTGATGCGCTTCAATTGGCCACACTCTTTTGGGATGCCTGGCTGGGGGCGATGCAGCGGATGAAGATGTACGATTCTGTGTCACCACTTAATCAACTGGTGGAGCTGATGTTTGGCACTCTTTTAAAGGCGTAA
- a CDS encoding diguanylate cyclase, which yields MYHERDTQEKLQLAGQTHAQEVAWQAVTTAHRIAMQAYFDSYIMQPGVLDILQAAMTGDHNRQDVERVRLYRKLFPVYEHFRQRDVRQLHFHTPDNRSFLRFHSPHNFGDSLVASRPSVVEANRTRKPVFGFETGRVIIGFRNVFPIILQGQHLGSVELSQPFEAVRKGLHDLDAAKDYLLLLKSSVLLPKLFDEHKKNYAPSFISQDWLIEDPRRELPDSPPPLSPVSQQVYELLKTDQGFQAALAAGKPASVAISHAGQVFQVSLVPLHDTDGVASAVMLTFVRTPELESLYTSHRTNLFVFTVMTLFGGTALYLFLSSMQMVLEQEQRLALITSNIADGIYVMDGQGRITFVNERATQILGFTTDELHSKVAHDLFHRHVGGGQTPLEECPIYRVIQTRGRYEGEEQFVRKNGDFLVVEVASQPMLKSGRVVGSVTVFRDITERKQLEEQLRLLSITDPLTGVYNRRFLQETLLKELYRAERHGEPFSLIMLDIDHFKRVNDHYGHDVGDQVLQHLVKLIQKRIRSSDCLARWGGEEFIVLLPHTGLLAATALAEALLEDLRVSELKGVGYVTASFGVAVSRPGDTVEQLGQRADALMYAAKQAGRNCVCAESV from the coding sequence TTGTACCATGAACGGGACACACAGGAAAAATTACAGCTTGCTGGGCAGACCCATGCTCAGGAAGTCGCGTGGCAGGCCGTTACTACCGCTCATCGTATTGCCATGCAGGCCTATTTTGACAGCTACATTATGCAGCCCGGGGTGCTTGATATTCTGCAGGCTGCCATGACTGGTGACCATAATCGTCAGGATGTTGAGCGGGTTAGGCTGTACCGTAAGCTGTTTCCGGTCTACGAACACTTTCGTCAGCGCGATGTTCGTCAGCTGCATTTTCATACCCCCGATAACCGCTCATTCCTACGTTTTCATTCTCCCCACAACTTTGGTGACTCACTAGTGGCCAGCCGGCCTTCCGTAGTTGAGGCGAATCGGACACGCAAACCGGTTTTTGGCTTCGAAACCGGGCGAGTTATCATCGGATTTCGCAATGTCTTTCCAATTATCCTGCAAGGACAACATCTGGGCAGCGTCGAGCTGTCTCAGCCATTCGAGGCCGTGCGTAAAGGACTGCATGATCTTGATGCTGCTAAGGATTACCTGCTGCTCTTGAAATCATCCGTTCTGTTGCCCAAGCTGTTTGATGAGCATAAGAAAAATTATGCTCCGTCATTCATCAGCCAGGACTGGTTGATTGAGGACCCTCGAAGGGAACTGCCTGATTCACCTCCTCCTCTTTCTCCAGTATCTCAGCAGGTGTATGAACTGCTTAAAACAGATCAAGGCTTTCAGGCCGCATTGGCAGCAGGAAAACCTGCATCTGTTGCCATCAGTCATGCTGGGCAGGTATTTCAAGTTAGCCTGGTTCCGTTGCATGATACTGATGGTGTTGCCAGCGCTGTGATGCTTACATTTGTTCGGACACCGGAGCTGGAAAGCCTCTATACCAGTCATCGAACCAACCTGTTTGTCTTCACGGTTATGACACTGTTTGGCGGTACAGCTTTGTACCTGTTTTTAAGCAGTATGCAGATGGTGCTGGAGCAGGAACAACGTCTAGCGCTGATTACGTCGAATATTGCCGATGGTATTTATGTCATGGATGGTCAGGGTAGGATAACCTTTGTTAATGAGCGTGCAACACAAATACTGGGGTTTACCACCGATGAGCTGCATAGTAAGGTAGCCCATGATCTGTTTCATCGGCATGTTGGTGGAGGCCAGACGCCCTTGGAAGAGTGCCCGATTTACCGTGTGATCCAGACCAGGGGACGCTATGAAGGTGAAGAACAGTTTGTTCGAAAAAATGGTGATTTCCTGGTGGTGGAAGTTGCCAGCCAGCCGATGCTCAAGAGTGGACGGGTTGTCGGTTCAGTTACGGTCTTTCGCGATATTACTGAGCGTAAACAGCTTGAGGAACAGTTGCGGCTCTTGTCGATTACTGATCCGCTGACCGGTGTATATAACCGGCGTTTTCTGCAGGAAACCCTGTTGAAAGAGTTGTATAGGGCCGAGCGGCATGGTGAGCCGTTCAGCTTGATTATGTTGGATATTGATCACTTTAAGCGGGTTAACGACCATTATGGGCATGACGTGGGTGATCAGGTGTTGCAGCATCTGGTAAAACTGATTCAGAAGCGGATCCGTAGTTCAGATTGCCTAGCCCGTTGGGGGGGGGAAGAGTTCATCGTGCTCTTGCCGCACACCGGTTTGTTAGCTGCCACAGCCCTTGCAGAAGCTCTATTGGAAGACCTACGTGTCTCAGAATTAAAGGGGGTCGGTTATGTGACGGCGAGTTTCGGCGTGGCTGTTTCCAGGCCTGGCGATACAGTAGAACAGCTGGGACAGCGGGCCGATGCTTTGATGTATGCAGCTAAGCAGGCCGGTCGGAACTGCGTTTGTGCTGAGAGTGTATAA
- the typA gene encoding translational GTPase TypA — protein sequence MQERIRNIAIIAHVDHGKTTLVDAMLKHAGVYREHEAITERVMDSNDLEKERGITILAKNLSIHHGQYKINIVDTPGHADFGGEVERVLKMVDSVLLLVDALDGPMPQTRFVLKKSLDLGLKPIVVINKIDRPGSRPDEVLNMVFDLFCELEASDEQLDFPVVYTSAKMGYAKLDVNVESNSMEPLFAVVESNVRPPKGDANAPFQMLIANIDYNDYIGRIATGRIFNGQVKAGETVAMIKQDGTISRSRITKLLGYEGLKQVEILEAGTGDIVTVAGFDDVSIGETLASAENPVAVPYVSIDEPTLAMNFIVNTSPFAGREGKWVTSRNIRERLTKELRTNVSLRVEDTDSPDTFKISGRGELHLSILIENMRREGFELAVSKPEVIVREKDGVKMEPMEYLVVDVATEFQGAIIEKMGPRKGEMVAMHPMGEMVRLEFVVPARGLIGLRGEVLTDTRGTAVMTHTFHEYAPYKGDIPGRKNGVLIAMEHGETTAYSLDALQPRGVLFIGAGVEVYGGMIIGEHARDNDLEVNACRGKKLTNVRASGSDDAIKLTPPRSMTLEQALEFIDDDELVEVTPTSVRLRKKELDPNQRKKKSK from the coding sequence ATGCAGGAACGTATCCGTAATATCGCCATTATTGCCCACGTTGACCACGGCAAGACCACCCTGGTTGACGCCATGTTAAAGCATGCCGGGGTTTACCGGGAACATGAAGCCATTACCGAGCGGGTCATGGACAGCAACGACCTTGAGAAAGAACGTGGCATCACCATCCTGGCCAAGAACCTCTCAATCCATCATGGTCAGTACAAGATCAACATTGTGGACACCCCCGGCCACGCCGACTTCGGCGGCGAGGTGGAGCGGGTCTTGAAGATGGTCGATTCGGTGCTGCTGCTGGTGGATGCCTTGGACGGGCCGATGCCCCAGACCCGTTTCGTGTTGAAGAAATCCCTTGATCTGGGCCTGAAGCCGATCGTGGTGATCAACAAGATTGACCGCCCCGGTTCACGTCCCGATGAAGTGTTGAACATGGTCTTTGACCTGTTCTGCGAACTGGAAGCCTCTGACGAGCAGCTTGACTTTCCGGTGGTCTACACCAGCGCCAAGATGGGTTATGCCAAGCTTGATGTGAATGTGGAGTCAAACAGCATGGAGCCGCTGTTTGCCGTGGTCGAGTCCAATGTGCGCCCGCCCAAGGGTGATGCCAACGCGCCGTTCCAGATGTTGATCGCTAACATCGATTACAACGACTACATCGGCCGGATTGCTACGGGCCGGATCTTTAACGGTCAGGTCAAGGCCGGAGAAACCGTGGCCATGATCAAACAGGACGGCACGATCAGCCGCAGCCGGATCACCAAATTGCTGGGCTATGAAGGCCTTAAGCAGGTGGAGATTCTGGAAGCCGGTACCGGTGATATCGTTACCGTGGCCGGTTTTGATGATGTCAGCATCGGTGAGACCCTGGCCTCGGCTGAGAATCCGGTGGCCGTACCGTACGTCTCGATTGACGAGCCGACCCTGGCCATGAACTTCATCGTCAACACCTCCCCCTTTGCCGGTCGTGAAGGGAAGTGGGTTACCTCCCGTAACATTCGCGAGCGTCTGACCAAGGAACTGCGTACCAACGTCTCGCTGCGGGTGGAGGACACCGATTCCCCGGATACTTTCAAAATCTCAGGTCGTGGTGAGCTGCACCTGTCAATCCTGATCGAGAACATGCGTCGCGAAGGTTTTGAGTTGGCAGTTTCCAAACCAGAGGTGATTGTCCGCGAAAAAGACGGCGTTAAAATGGAGCCGATGGAATATCTGGTGGTGGATGTGGCCACTGAATTCCAGGGTGCAATCATCGAAAAGATGGGGCCCCGTAAAGGTGAGATGGTGGCCATGCACCCGATGGGTGAGATGGTCCGGCTGGAGTTTGTCGTCCCTGCCCGTGGTCTGATCGGTCTGCGGGGCGAGGTGCTGACCGATACCCGCGGTACCGCTGTCATGACCCACACCTTCCATGAATATGCCCCGTACAAGGGGGATATCCCCGGTCGTAAAAACGGCGTGCTGATCGCCATGGAACATGGTGAAACCACCGCCTATTCGCTGGATGCCCTGCAGCCCCGTGGGGTACTGTTCATCGGTGCCGGTGTTGAGGTCTACGGTGGTATGATCATTGGTGAGCATGCCCGTGACAATGACCTGGAGGTCAACGCCTGCCGGGGTAAGAAGCTGACCAACGTGCGGGCCTCCGGTTCCGACGATGCCATCAAGCTGACTCCGCCCCGCAGCATGACCCTGGAGCAGGCCCTGGAATTTATCGATGATGATGAGCTGGTGGAGGTGACCCCCACCTCGGTCCGTCTGCGTAAGAAGGAACTGGACCCGAACCAGCGCAAGAAAAAAAGTAAGTAG
- a CDS encoding efflux RND transporter periplasmic adaptor subunit: MKQTSYVRLMTAAIVVAVGFMTTACSKKQAAMPPSGPPEVGVITVQPQRVALTTELSGRTAPHLIAEVRPQVGGIIKKRLFTEGSDVKAGQVLYQIDPASYEAAHASARASQARAEATLGMVRLKAERYQDLVKIKAVSQQDNDDAQAALKQAEADLAAAKAAVETARINLAYTKITAPISGRIGRSSITDGALVTANQATALATIQKLDTMYVDVTQSSAELLRLKQTLASGVLKKDTATAQARVKLVLEDGSPYPLTGTLKFSEVTVDQSTGSITLRAVFPNPKQVLLPGMFVRAVLEEGLNEQAMLVPQRGVTRNPKGDAVVMMVSAEEKVEPRVIQVVRTVGENWLVSGGLKPGDRVILEGLQKARPGTPVKAVPFGAKPAAAPGQQQQPAAAKK; this comes from the coding sequence ATGAAACAAACCAGCTATGTACGACTGATGACTGCCGCAATAGTGGTGGCAGTGGGATTTATGACAACGGCCTGCAGTAAAAAACAGGCTGCCATGCCGCCTTCAGGGCCACCGGAGGTAGGTGTCATTACGGTTCAGCCCCAGCGGGTAGCGTTGACAACTGAACTTTCCGGCCGAACCGCTCCACATCTGATTGCCGAAGTTCGCCCTCAGGTGGGTGGCATCATCAAGAAACGCCTCTTTACCGAAGGTAGTGACGTCAAGGCAGGACAGGTGCTGTACCAGATCGATCCGGCCAGCTATGAAGCTGCCCATGCCAGTGCCCGGGCAAGTCAGGCACGGGCCGAGGCAACCTTGGGGATGGTTCGCCTGAAGGCGGAACGCTATCAGGATCTGGTCAAGATCAAGGCGGTCAGCCAGCAGGATAACGACGATGCCCAGGCAGCCCTCAAACAGGCTGAGGCAGATCTTGCTGCCGCAAAGGCAGCAGTGGAGACCGCCCGGATCAACCTGGCCTATACCAAGATCACCGCGCCTATTTCAGGCCGGATCGGGCGTTCGTCAATCACCGATGGCGCACTGGTGACGGCCAACCAGGCCACTGCCCTGGCAACCATCCAAAAACTGGACACTATGTATGTGGATGTGACGCAATCAAGCGCCGAACTGCTCCGACTGAAGCAGACTCTGGCCAGTGGCGTACTGAAGAAGGACACAGCGACGGCCCAGGCCCGAGTCAAGCTGGTGCTGGAAGATGGTTCTCCCTATCCGTTGACCGGCACCCTCAAATTCTCCGAGGTCACGGTTGACCAGAGTACCGGTTCCATCACCTTACGGGCGGTATTTCCCAACCCGAAACAGGTGCTGCTGCCAGGCATGTTTGTACGGGCTGTGCTGGAGGAGGGGCTAAATGAGCAGGCGATGCTGGTGCCGCAGCGTGGTGTGACCCGTAACCCCAAAGGGGATGCCGTCGTGATGATGGTGAGTGCTGAAGAAAAAGTTGAACCGCGAGTGATTCAGGTGGTGCGGACGGTTGGTGAGAACTGGTTGGTATCCGGCGGTTTGAAGCCGGGAGACCGGGTGATTCTGGAAGGGCTCCAGAAGGCTCGTCCCGGTACACCGGTCAAGGCGGTGCCGTTTGGTGCAAAGCCGGCAGCTGCCCCTGGCCAGCAACAGCAACCTGCAGCAGCTAAAAAGTAA
- a CDS encoding PhnD/SsuA/transferrin family substrate-binding protein, with amino-acid sequence MLKLKWKGLPWFATVLLLSCLVAASGHTAGRKLVYTPLPIEQPETVIAANRPLVSYLEKQLKVPIAIRYEKNYSDILQLFREGKIDIILLGPLPYVILRNSYAKAEPLVAINEADGKATYTCAMVTAFDGPSSAKQVHRSIAFSQPLSTCGHLAAGYLLDKYGVKLEALRHDYLGNQDQVALAVVRGDYEVGTLKTVVAKKYARLTLRVIEETPAFPGFILVANRATLTSEQIREVRGLLLGIDSKDRAALVMGQHGFAPVLDTNYDLIRKNLKFFR; translated from the coding sequence ATGCTAAAGCTGAAATGGAAGGGGCTGCCCTGGTTTGCTACTGTCCTGTTGTTGTCATGCCTAGTTGCAGCATCCGGGCATACGGCAGGCCGTAAGCTGGTCTATACACCACTACCAATTGAACAGCCTGAAACAGTTATCGCTGCCAATCGCCCCTTGGTCTCTTATCTTGAAAAACAGCTGAAAGTTCCCATAGCTATCCGGTATGAGAAAAACTATTCGGATATTCTGCAGCTTTTTCGGGAAGGCAAGATTGATATCATTCTTTTAGGTCCGCTGCCGTATGTTATTCTGCGAAACAGTTATGCCAAGGCAGAACCGCTGGTTGCCATCAACGAGGCAGACGGGAAGGCCACTTATACCTGTGCCATGGTAACCGCCTTTGACGGTCCCAGTTCAGCTAAACAGGTGCACCGCTCAATAGCTTTTTCACAGCCGCTCTCGACCTGTGGCCACTTGGCAGCAGGCTACCTGTTAGACAAATATGGTGTTAAGCTGGAAGCGTTGCGCCATGACTACCTTGGTAATCAGGATCAGGTCGCCCTGGCAGTGGTCAGGGGGGACTATGAGGTTGGAACCCTTAAGACCGTTGTGGCTAAAAAATATGCGCGCCTGACCCTGAGGGTAATTGAAGAAACGCCGGCCTTTCCAGGTTTTATTCTGGTTGCTAACAGGGCAACGCTGACCTCTGAGCAGATCAGGGAAGTCAGGGGCTTGTTACTGGGGATTGATTCAAAGGATCGTGCAGCGTTGGTGATGGGACAGCATGGTTTTGCACCTGTGCTTGATACAAACTACGATCTGATTCGCAAAAATCTGAAATTTTTCCGGTAA